The Nicotiana sylvestris chromosome 6, ASM39365v2, whole genome shotgun sequence genomic sequence CGCTCTATCTTCAAAATTTCAACAGGTTTCttacttcttcctcttcttctttttccataaTCTTAATCTAAACTTTCGTTTATCCTAATCTTCATCATTTTGCCTATAATCCTAAGCCTCATATGATGCCTCCAGTCGAAAAAAAAATTACATTGGAACTTTACCTTTCGATATATTAGGCAACCTTCCTGATGATGTTCTTGATGATATTCTTATACGTATGCCTTTACCAGATGCTATTAGAACAAGCATCTTATCAAGGAAATGGAGATATAAATGGTGTAGAATTCCACAACTTACTCTTGATCGAACCCTTTGGAAAATACAGCAAACTTCTTACTTTGAAAATATTATCCGCCACGTTTTGACCCATCATAGAGGACCAATTAAACAGTTTACCCTCTCAATTCCGTATTTGGAAGACTTTACTTATATTAGACAGTTGATAGGGTTCCTCTTTGAAAATGGTATTGAATATCTTATTcttaatatacaaaaattatacaaaaatattGAAAAGGGAATAAAGAgcaaaaatacagaaaataataataataataataataataataataataataataataataataataatataaaataatagTAAATGCTTCATAGGGAAGTTAAATATGTTAATGTATTGTAAGATCTAGTAAATGCTACTAAGGGAAGTTAAATGGGTAGATTGAACGGTTACACTGATTTTACAATGAACTCTTGGAGTATTTGGTTGAAGTTAATGCTAGAAATTGGTTACAGTTGAATATTGAAATTTTCTGGGGAAAAATATGCAACGTAAGGGTTGAAGGTAGGGATACTAAGATAGGCGTTGAAGGTAGGGTTTTAAGTTGAATGTTGAAAGTAGGGTTGAAGGGTAGAGTTTTAGTAACTAAATGTGAGTATTTTAGTTCTTAGTTTGAACTGATTATAATGTTCTGAAGTCTTTCACTTCTAATCACATTTTGTTAATGTAGTCCTCTAAACTAAAATGAAGTAACAATAAAATGAAGAAATATTTAACAATGACAATTATAATATCACAcgtttaaattattaaaaaacaaagtcaaaaaattcaaaaaaatctatatcaaatcaaattaaataaaattcaaacTTAAATCATCTCAAACTAAACGGTCAAGTCTTCTATCTCCCAGTTTGCTTCATCATTTAGATCAGGCAAGCTACTCTGTGGTGGTATTGTTCCATCATCTTGCTGTATAGAGTAAATAACACTAATAAGCAATGTATTTTtcgaaaaaaatataataataatttgTTATACTTTACCTCAATTCCTTCCGCTAGCCCAGTATTTCCACCACCTCTGCCACCACCTCTACCACAGCCTCTACCATGGCCTCTACCACCACCTCTGCCAACACATCTACCAACCACCTCTACCCCTCCTATTACCTCTAACTCCACTTCCACTAGCTGTTTGTGAACTTCTAAAGAATGAATCACTTCACCCTCTATATCTATTCAACCTTGGATGTCCACGAGAAGCTACGCATCTAGGATCTCTTATATTTCTTCCTTTACCATCACCCTCACCCTCACCCTCACCATCATGTGTATCTTCAAATTCCCAATCTGGAATTATCATTTGATCatcatcccaattcaaaaggtcaTGCTCCAATCTGTTCAAATGATACTTAATATATCGCCTCATCACTTCAGTGTCCAATGCAATATCACAAACTCGTTCAAAATGCTTTAATAGTTCCCTATACATCATGTATTCAGAAGTCATACGCGAGTAACCTCCAAGAAAGAAACGTTTCAAGTGCGGATGAACAACATCTTTTCTCCACCTTCTCAATATATACCTCTCATTAACGTTATTAATCCTCCTATGAGACAACGCCTTAAGTATATGGCAGCATAGAATACCTCTTGTTTCAAACCACTTGCAGCTGCAACTTAGATATTCGCCAATAGGTGTATATTCAACCGTGAATACAAATGGATCTCTAGTGTTAAATCTCCTGAACGAATAATCTAAGATAATGTAATTCTCCACTCCAGCTATTGCTTGATGGTCTTCAGGGGTGCTGATTTCACAATGGTACAGTTTCCTTAACTGTACTTGAAAAAACTCAAACACTTCACGAGTATAACATGTTTGAAATTTTTCCTCCCATACAAATTCAGATAAACATTTTGGTTCAAAGCACCTTGACCTATATTCAGCTTCCAATTCTTTCTCGAACTTAGCTCTTATGGCTAACTCATATTGCTGAACAAATAGCTTCAAAGTGCTTTGTCGGGTGATGAATCCGTCAAAGAAAGCATGCATTCCTTCACTTCTTTGTGTGGACAACATCCCATCCCAAAAGTGGTCATTTAGGTATACAGGAACCCATTTCTCCTTCTCCAAATAAAGCTTATAAAACCAATCCCTTTCCTCTAAGTTGTATTTTTTAATATAATCAGTCCATCGTCTCTCAAACTCAACAACATTAATGTTATCAAAGACTAAAGCCTTAAATTCTGCCTTTGCAATCTTACCATCAAGAACTCTGCTTAACTTCGTACGCAACTTTGCTAACATGTGCCATATACAATATCTATGTACCGTATTTGGCATCATAGCATTGATGGCAGCCTTAATACTATCACATTGGTCAGTCATGATAGCTAATAGATGAACATTGTTTAGACCCCTAAGCCATGTAGATAGCACTATTTTGTAACTTGTTATATCCTCACTAGACATAAGAGCACATCCCAAAAGTATGGACTGCCTATGCTGATTGACACCAACAAATGGCATATTGTATCGATTCACAAGGTATGTGGTATCAAGGCATATTACATATGCAACCTTAGAGTGTGAATGAACCCATACGACATTACGAAGTCGACCAAAACAATCCACATCTACGGAGTAGTAAAATTCCCTATCTTTTTGTTGCATGTCACTGAAGAACTTGAGTAATGATTGTGCATCCCCTTTTTGCAACTGAAGCTTTCTACTCTTCAAGATATAATTTCTACAGCCCTTTGGTGCAACCCAGATTTTCGGGGCCACCAGCAAGTACTTTATCGACTCTTATATTTTTTTAGGGTCTTAAGCCAGCAATATCTTTGGCCGCAAGAGTTCTCTTAAGAGACTTACTAAGCGATCTGTGTCCAACCATTAATTGCGATAGTGCTGGTTCCAATTGATAATTATGTTTTTTAACCACCTTTGAAACACGCCATGAACCATTCTCCTCCAAAATTCCATTTATTCTAGCACGACAGTTCCTCCTCTTGGTAACATGCTTATTCCTTGGTTTTCTAGACCTATCACGACCATATTGCACATACCTAACAATATCACCACCTTCTTTGTTTGATGTTCTTTTGACAATGCAAAACCCCGATAATCTTGCATGTTTTTTGTAAAAATCAAACATAGCATCCTTACTACTGAAGCACATCCTAGTAATTGGACCAATAATGAGATCTTCTTCATTGAACTCATTAGGCATTTCCATGTCCTCTCCAACTTCTCCCTCTCCCTCTAAATAATGGTCGTCGTCGTCATCGTCAtcatcagcagcagcagcaacgtcAACATGATCTTCTCCATCATTGAAGTTGCTGTCCGAATCGAATGTCGATCGATTCATCTTCATTCATCAAACTGTCGTCCGAATTCAACCCCAATGATATGTATAATGCATTCCTTAGTTGATCCGACCTAGTTTCTAGGCTGTTATTGGGGTTTAATGGCTCCAAACTAGTTTCTCGGTTAGCATTCATGTTTAGGTTAAGGGAAGTGTGGTGAATTATGTGTTTAATGAAAGCTCTCTTAACATAAGTATATAGTATGATAAGGAATAACGTATAATGTATACATAATAGACTTTTGATCTTCCCATCTGTATAAACTGCATTTAAAAAAAATACGTAATTGTATTTAAAAAAACGTAATGAGCGTATATACGAAGGTTGTCATCCGTATATACGAAGGCTTTTTATCTTCACATGCTGAGAGAATGATGATTTATGGGATCAATATTTTGggataatcaaaatttattaacTTATTTTGGAGGGAAAAAATGGCCATTAAGCCAAACTCCAAAATAAGGGCTTTATTGGTATTTCACGAGTGTGGTCATTGTTGGGCCACGCTCAGTTGGGCTGAATAGCAGCACTCTAAAGTTAAATCTTTTCTATCAATCTTTTGGGGGAGTGGGAATTGGGAAAGGGGGGTTGAACATAGGCTCTCTAATAATAGATAGGCTAGTTATCCATTTGTAGTCGTGAATGCCAGTGGGGAATCACAGACCAAGAGCTTGTGTTGGAGAGTTGTGCTATAAAAGATAGTGGACAGAACCATATGCTCACTTTTCCATAGCCTCTGGTCTCTCTTTTTTTCACTAGATTTTTTATTTGTGCAAGTGATCCTATCTGCTCATGAGTCCTAATATTATTTGCCACATGAAATTTGCCACTTAcagtattaaaaaaaaaaaaattatcttctcCAAGAAATAACTGAGGGAAAAGGGAGTAATACTCTCCAATGACGGAGAAGGTATAACAATTACTAAGACACTTCTACACAAGTGAAACCAGTATAAATCAAGTAACCTTTTTAATAATAGTCATATTTTAGAGATTTCATTATTTTCTATAACATTTTTTATATTCTGTAAGTTATTTTCTCCCAAATTTTTTTAATGAtgcataatattttaaaatattacatagATTATGTACCAATCAACTGTTTGTTGACTTTGGTACGAACATTAGCAATAAATAAGACTAGGATTGTCAAGGCACTAATGAGATACTTATTTTTATTGGCACCTATCCAAAAACTTTACGTTCTAAAAAATTACAAAACGTACATGATTATAAAGAATTAATCAACAAAAACGGTGTGTTGATTCTCTTCACTCTACTTTTTTTAGATCTACTTTGGTACTTTAATACTTTTATATGCATAATTGAGTCAACTCTGGAATCAGTTCATTCATTTATCACCCCGCAATCAATTTTAGCAAGTATTACACTAAAGCAATGTCTTCTGAGGTAAAAATAATCTTATTTTAGCCCTAATCCTTTGCACATACAGCTAATTATTCTTTGGATCAATTTTTAATAGGCACTCGTGAGCCAACTGACCAATCATCTAGTGAGTTGACCTATACAGACAATTAGTACAAATCCCTATAGTAAAGGTGGAGGCATAGACACATACCCTTTTGCTAAACTTTTGATTATTTTTATGGGTATAATTATGTTCTTTGGAACTCCACCGCCCATTAATATCTACTAGTCTATAGGTACGCGCATTGCACGTGTATCTCATCTCACTTAATATAATTTTTGTAATATCATATAAATATTGTATTGATAGTTGTGTTTGAGTCATAAAATAAATAACTAAGAAAAAATTGTAAGTTAAATGACAAATATTGATCCAATGACGATTTAACACTTAATACCGCTAATATCATAATTGATTTTcctctaattttttttttctttcaatgctgattccttctttaagggcGCAAATTTATGTAAATCATTGTGTCAATTTGAAAGATGATTTACTTATATGATGAATTTGTaatagtattgaattgaatttttttgCTAATCAATTAATGCAAACACATCGAATTCTTAATGTCAGCACATTTCAACTTTTAAATATTTAACTATGACAAGGATGGTGTATAGTCACTTGCATTTACAATCCTTAACTCAATATATACTTGATcaacattttatttttggatttttgtgttTGAAGCTATGCTCAACAATTACAAAAAATAACTAAGAAAATAgctaagtatatatatatatatatatatatatatatatatatatatatatatatatatatatatatgcataatgGTATAAGTAGTTTAAACTCTAgatgaataaaattatttaaGACTTCAATTACACTAAGTTTTTTTTAATAGATTTGCTATGTTTCTTGTCGATTAAGCCTTATAAACGTATTTGTTCTGTTGTATGCAAGTTATTGTTAAAAGGTAATCCAAGGTAATAATGATTGGTTGAGTTATAAATACTTTATACGATTTAAATAAGGAAACATTAATACACAAAATTTAGTTTATTTTagaattctaaatattaggaaaataattaaatgattattCCTTAATATGAGGAACATAAttaaaatgactattttgtctggTGTGGAATCTATTTTTAGAGGGTAAAAAAGGCAAACGATATTTCGCTGAgggctttcgtgcttttaatatagtatagatatttATATTATGCCAGAATTCTTAAATTATCTTGATATTAGCCTataactttccaaaaataatagCCTAAAAGGGGAAACTTTTCCTAGCTCTCATCTTGAATTCTCTCAATTTATGTTCCAAATTTGGGTTCTCACGCTAGAAACACGACCTTTAATCTATGCTCAGGATTTCatcaaaatttatttaatataattaaaattcaaaatattatACACTACTAATAAAAGAGGAAAAAACGATCGCAAAAACTAACCGATGTTTGTTGGTAATTGGTAAAAATCAACCGAAAACCGACTTCTTCGTGGTGGTCGCTAATCGTGTGGTCGGTAGATCCAACCGACCGACTTCAGTCAGTATTTTCCTATCGATTTTGGTCAGTCAACTAAATTCCACaaacaaccaaaagaaaagaatctGTCAAAAAAACCAATCGAAATCGGTCGGtatttttaattatgtaattaaaaaatgcACCGTCTAGGAATCAAACCAAGGTCTATAATGTAGCAGAATACTATTCTACTACTAGACCACTGGTGCATTTTGGTTTaatactttcttttattttatttatactctttaacTGCATTTGCGCGCGAAAATAACCTAATGATTTCGAtcgattttattaaaaaaataaaattaccaaCCGAAATCGGTTGGTTTTTTAATATGACCGACCAAAATAACCGACTGAATCGGACGGttttttgaatattaattttaatttattttaaataaaaaatcgaTCAAAGTTGGttggtttttgaaaaataaatttcgcgAGCTGCAAAATAGTTTTCGCGTTTTTgtgccaaaaaaaaaatagactgaagttggtcggtttcgtaaaaaaaaattaaaaaaatattttgaaaaacttACAGAAGTCAGTCGGTTTTTAGACCGAGTTGTCCTCGACTCAAAAGAAGCAACTCACATTaggttttaaaaagaaaaacagtAACGAAGAAGCCATGTTGAAATACATATACATACTATAACGACCCGGCCGGCCGTTTTGAGAATTAACGCCTcggtcccctattaactgcttcccctgtgtccttttctgctattgtgatttCCCGGAAGAgttcattttgagtttcggaatgctttgggacacttagtccctaaatgagagtttaaatcttagaatttggaccgtagtcggagtagtgtgaagacggctcCGAAATAGAATTCCGTcgatttcgttagctccgttggatgatttcgggcttaggggtgtgtccggattatgttttggaggtccgtagcttatttagacttgaaatggcgaaagttgaatttttggaatttCGGGCCGATAGTGGAATCTTAATATCGGATTCGAAAtccgatttcgaaagttggaataggtccgtagtgttgaattcgacttgtgtgcaaaatttggggtcaatcggacatggtttggtttgtttcagcatcggttgtagaattttaGAAATTCAAGTTTATTTGGtttggattggagagtgattcatggttttagtgttgtttgatgtgatttgagagctCGACTAAATCCATAtggtattttaggattggttgatatatttggttgaggtcccggaggcctcggatgagtttcgagTGCTTAACGGATGAAAACTTGGACTTGAGCAAAATTTGAAGTTGGCTGCTTCtcgtattttcgcacctgcggtgggaAGCTCACAGGTGAGGCCTCGCAGAAGCGAGGAGGTCGCAGGTGTGGTTTGAGGCAAGAGGACCAATGGTCGCAGGTGCGACTCAAGAACCACGAAGAAATGAGCGCAAGTGCGGTGCTTGGGGAATTAATAAAATTCCTCAGATGCAGAGCTCCAGCCACAGAAGTGGGACCTCAGATGCGGACATTGCTGGGCAGAAAAaggaaatttcgagggtttgaaaGTTCATAACACCAAATTCGATTTttaactcgggagaaggcgattttgtgaggattttgaagaggaagACCGTGGATAATGATTCCTAACCCTATTTCGTTTATATTTCATCAATCTATAGTAATTTTCTCAATCTAATCAAGGAATTTGAGTGAAAAAATGAGAATTTGGGGGGAAAGTTCTCCAATCGAATTTCTTGGGTTTTGATCGGGTTTTAGGTTTTCAGAATTGAATAATTATTGGACGAGTGATCtctgagtgaatgagtgttctgaattggtaacttttacccgattccgagacatgggctcggggAGGATTTTTTGGCATTTTCTTATTTTCTCGCCTTAGCTTTAaattcattagctaaattagttgcttgtggctatatttacattatgtaattgattttattAGATTTGGGTCAtccggagttggatactcgtggcaagagcgtgatatcagattgattttgagcttggttcgaggtaagtggtttgcctaatcccttaggattttggtactgttgttatatgaatgatgtgtacgtgaggtgacgagtacgtacacgtATTAATTGTTGAAAAAACCTGTTTTCATTAGGTAAACATCTATGTTTTCTTTTCAATTGAGCAATATTAGTATATGCAGCCTCCTATTTAGCGTAGGAAAGCATGCTTACGTGCCTTAACTGCCTACCTGGACTCTGTGTAGCATGTTTAGGATAGGAATTACTTGTCTCTTCGATACGAAATTGAATAGAACTGTATATTTCTTATTGAGACTATTGTGTGTATTGATTGGattgtgtatttacatttgggactacgagacggtatcccgggagatcctctagTACTGGATACTTACTTTGGGACTAccgaacggtattccgggagatctgcCTGCACATTAACGATTTGGACTACGGAacgacatcctgggagatcctctgtacatttacgtttgggactacgggagggtatcccgggagatcccctgttgctttTCTCTATGTACTGAGTTATGTTTTTTTCCCTCTAATTTCATTTCATTGATTGCTAGCATTTATCTCCACTGCCATATTTCATACTATTTTatcttgttatatatatatatatatatatatatatatatatatatatatatatatataaccagcaGGACCCTGACCTGatctcatcactactcgaccgaggttaggcttagcacttactgtgtaccgctgtggtatactcatgccctttcctgcacatattttttgtGTGTAGATCTAGGTTCTTCTTCTCAACCATACTTCCAGCGAGGCGAGGtgatccagagacttcgaggtatatctatcgCGTCCGTAGAcatagaagtccctctctattcctcCCATGGTTACAGATTTCCTATATTTTTCTTCGTTGTTAGACTTTCTAGAGATTAGAAACACTATGTACTTctgtagcttgtgatttcatgagattccgggttttgggagtgctATGTTCAGTTCGAGAGTGctattattgtatatgccgagcggcattttaaactcCTTTATAATATTTACCTATTAAATGTTGGTTTCGTATCTTTATTTCATTTCCAtgaatttgttaggcttacctagtcgtagagactaggtgccgtcacgatagttcacggagggagaacttgggtcgtgaaaaattggtatcagagatctaggttcatatgagtcatgaatcacaagccagtttattaaaGTCTCGcgtatcggtacggagacgtctgtacttatcttcaagaggttatgtaactattaggaaaattccacttcatttgattatTTGTCGTGCGAGATTATTGATTTCGAACTTCTAAACCTccatcttctattctctcacagatggtgaggacatatgCTACCAGAGATGGACAGGCACCTgcgccccctactagagccgcCAAAGGCCGAGGACACGCACATGGTGTAgctagagcacccgcgcgagctacTACAGAGGAGCCTCCAGCAGCTCTAGCCGgagcccaggcacctgatacgcctactgctactactactccatatctctaggagacccttgcacagttcataaacatgtacaccactctagctcaggcaggatTGGTTCCCCTTAATGCAACCACATCTCACACCGGGGGAGGAGCATAAACTGCCCGTACTCCAGATCAACgggttcaggttgatc encodes the following:
- the LOC104211765 gene encoding protein FAR-RED IMPAIRED RESPONSE 1-like; translated protein: MPFVGVNQHRQSILLGCALMSSEDITSYKIVLSTWLRGLNNVHLLAIMTDQCDSIKAAINAMMPNTVHRYCIWHMLAKLRTKLSRVLDGKIAKAEFKALVFDNINVVEFERRWTDYIKKYNLEERDWFYKLYLEKEKWVPVYLNDHFWDGMLSTQRSEGMHAFFDGFITRQSTLKLFVQQYELAIRAKFEKELEAEYRSRCFEPKCLSEFVWEEKFQTCYTREVFEFFQVQLRKLYHCEISTPEDHQAIAGVENYIILDYSFRRFNTRDPFVFTVEYTPIGEYLSCSCKWFETRGILCCHILKALSHRRINNVNERYILRRWRKDVVHPHLKRFFLGGYSRMTSEYMMYRELLKHFERVCDIALDTEVMRRYIKYHLNRLEHDLLNWDDDQMIIPDWEFEDTHDGEGEGEGDEVHKQLVEVELEVIGGVEVVGRCVGRGGGRGHGRGCGRGGGRGGGNTGLAEGIEQDDGTIPPQSSLPDLNDEANWEIEDLTV